One genomic segment of Oncorhynchus mykiss isolate Arlee chromosome 10, USDA_OmykA_1.1, whole genome shotgun sequence includes these proteins:
- the LOC110533851 gene encoding zinc finger MYM-type protein 3 isoform X2, protein MEPSGQPETSGSFQMATENVHLDLLSTQTDMDMFSGHADMGLPPAQTDVDLQTDMEVTCSQGTEGQSGQQNLDELTTFLTQSERERQKTQDSLSILGDPDSLELSKAQVEEFYSRTVVPGPSDLPGPSDLPEPSGPATGLSQDEWSGQGHTEAWPEMGAEPGTDRLEVTEGTETLTGTLLPETGEERMDIVLEDPSAPSQDDVDPNMPSIVSVEGSHSEDGPGKEEALSFFGLVPKVEDTGTADKKNEREQPVRGSMSPLSSWAQPLTPGEAEEQTETEVAIEDPKVSQSGQNTTGRKRGRPRRGEVRKNITSDGDQLTDSDSDDTADDPRDTDFDPARSGLRRSTRASQRSHNTLSPRLIAPKPPCPASTPGYTQRSGGPPPPRLPPPRQTTRVLCANCSGMLQSGQTAYQRRGQPQLFCSSTCLNSFGKKAPKKKPCAFCKRDMGNSKDTMLAQVGQSQSFQEFCNNTCLSLYESRLEKGPKQPPKPSTPGQRCSVCNHMREINHEVTMGNVIHLMCSDACFNRFRATKGLKTSCCDTCGTYINTFTSRPEYLLHEGQQRRFCNSSCLRLYKMKNTKVLSCQWCRTLCKIFDMLSMVDQYGITKHFCSLCCIASHKVKTSGDTVPSDACSFCKRSPSEPYYCKANETIYVFCSPSCWSTFQRNSPNGALYFNCVSCHNMFNGKPEILDWQDSIYQFCCKECCEDYKRLNGVVSVCEHCKQEKPLHEKMKFSGVEKAFCSDGCILLYKQDFAKQLGLCCITCAYCSQTCSRAVTEEQDGNTWDFCSEDCKSKHFLWSLKEAKCHECKRQGQLLETIHWRGEIKHYCDEPCLLLFYSQQNQPNLDTKQGPESLLNSATCNSPDSMPPPAATKTSEATGRVLTRAVAKPAPPVTPPISQRNKSSMCKPMMTTTGVTCKPEMKSQSSQTDDFLLSPPVMLPVPVPVFVPVPLNMYCQYTPITMALPLPLPVPMFLPVTLDHIDKLVEYIKELKLQIPSDPLEADILAMADMIAEESKDLDSDQKAGPLPRDYSLFESSSQDDILSMAVNMDDVLTEPGQDPVDELTKASLDLNPNVDFLFDCGMPPHATSPEQSSNVAVQKGPKRQAMPEMTLHDPLDSQPLGAGLNSSLGVKAWRAWSQSKHSDADDRKQKPLDLLLSSPEELNHGLSQFVQDIVHPRGPCYKPDSIFYLCLGIQQYLLENNRMVNIFTDQLYVTFAQELNKIVNKWLPSNGGLVSRVLEEHLWECKQLGVYSPFVLLNTLMFFNTKSFGLTTVEQHLQLSFATVTRQAKRRSTPHGMVKSSSVCYHPKSHLKRTSKEVGLGKRKRDEPSELEQQENRMNPLRCPVKFFEFYLSKCSDGVRSSCNAFYLQPEGTCMAESSRWYSDVPMDKGRLGIMLNRILAVKDVYDEHPAQEDMD, encoded by the exons ATGGAACCCTCAGGGCAGCCAGAAACCTCTGGCTCTTTTCAGATGGCCACTGAGAATGTGCACCTAGACCTTCTATCCACACAGACTGATATGGACATGTTTTCTGGGCACGCCGATATGGGCCTGCCGCCTGCTCAGACTGATGTAGACCTACAGACTGATATGGAGGTGACCTGCTCACAGGGAACAGAGGGACAAAGTGGGCAGCAGAACCTTGATGAGCTGACAACCTTTCTCACCCAAtctgaaagagagaggcagaaaacTCAGGACAGCCTGAGCATCCTGGGGGACCCAGACTCATTGGAACTGTCCAAAGCCCAGGTGGAGGAGTTTTACAGCCGCACAGTCGTTCCCGGGCCCTCAGACCTTCCCGGGCCCTCAGACCTTCCCGAACCTTCAGGCCCAGCTACAGGCCTCAGTCAGGATGAGTGGAGCGGGCAGGGCCACACAGAAGCCTGGCCAGAAATGGGCGCTGAGCCAgggacagacaggctggaggtCACAGAGGGAACTGAGACTTTAACTGGGACACTGTTGCCAGAGACTGGAGAGGAGCGAATGGACATAGTACTAGAAGATCCCTCTGCACCTTCTCAAGATGATGTTGATCCAAATATGCCTTCTATAGTCAGCGTAGAGGGTTCACACTCTGAGGATGGTCCAGGCAAAGAGGAAGCCTTATCATTCTTTGGATTGGTGCCAAAGGTAGAAGACACAGGCACAGCAGACaaaaagaatgagagagaacaaCCAGTGAGGGGCAGTATGTCCCCACTATCATCCTGGGCCCAGCCATTGACACCAGGTGAAG CTGAGGAACAAACTGAAACTGAGGTCGCCATTGAGGATCCAAAAGTTTCTCAAAGTGGTCAAAATACTACG gggaggaagagaggccgTCCTCGTCGTGGAGAAGTGAGGAAAAACATTACGTCTGATGGAG ATCAGCTAACAGACAGCGACTCTGACGATACAGCTGACGATCCGAGGGACACAGACTTTGACCCTGCACGGTCAGGCCTCCGACGCTCCACCAGGGCCTCCCAAAGGAGCCACAACACCCTGTCCCCCCGGCTCATTGCTCCCAAGCCGCCTTGCCCTGCCTCTACCCCTGGGTACACCCAGAGGTCTGGAGGACCCCCTCCACCCCGGCTGCCACCCCCTCGCCAGACTACCAGAGTCCTCTGTGCCAACTGCAGTGGAATGTTGCAGAGTGGACAGACAGCCTACCAGCGCAGGGGTCAGCCTCAGCTCTTCtgcagctccacctgccttaacTCCTTTGGCAAGAAAGCCCCCAAGAAAAAGCCCTGTGCTTTCTGTAAAAG GGACATGGGGAATAGTAAGGACACCATGCTTGCACAGGTTGGCCAGTCACAATCCTTCCAAGAATTCTGCAACAACACTTGTCTTTCCCTATATGAGTCCCGGCTGGAGAAGGGTCCGAAACAGCCCCCCAAACCAAGTACCCCTGGCCAAAGATGCAGTGTGTGCAACCACATGCGTGAG ATCAACCATGAGGTAACCATGGGCAATGTGATTCACCTCATGTGCAGTGATGCCTGTTTCAACCGTTTCCGGGCCACCAAGGGCCTGAAGACCAGCTGCTGTGACACCTGTGGTACCTACATCAACACCTTCACCTCCCGGCCTGAGTACCTACTGCATGAGGGCCAACAGAGGAGGTTCTGTAACTCCTCCTGTCTCAGACTCTATAAGATG AAAAACACTAAGGTGCTCTCGTGCCAGTGGTGTAGGACTCTGTGTAAGATCTTTGACATGCTGTCTATGGTGGATCAGTATGGCATAACCAAACACTTCTGTTCTTTGTGCTGTATCGCTTCACATAAAGTGAAAACTTCTGGGGACACAG TTCCCAGTGACGCTTGCAGTTTCTGCAAAAGGAGCCCCTCTGAACCGTACTACTGTAAAGCAAATGAGACCATTTACGTCTTCTGTAGCCCTAGCTGTTGGAGCACATTTCAG CGCAACAGTCCCAATGGAGCCCTCTACTTCAACTGTGTCTCCTGTCATAACATGTTCAATGGGAAACCAGAAATCTTAGATTGGCAG GACTCAATATATCAGTTTTGCTGTAAGGAGTGCTGTGAGGACTACAAGCGCCTGAATGGTGTGGTTTCTGTGTGTGAGCACTGCAAGCAAGAGAAACCTCTGCATGAGAAGATGAAGTTCTCTGGGGTGGAGAAGGCGTTCTGCAGTGACG gtTGCATACTACTATACAAGCAAGACTTTGCTAAACAACTGGGCCTGTGCTGTATAACTTGTGCATACTGTTCTCAGACCTGCTCACGGGCGGTCACAGAGGAACAGGATGGCAACACGTGGGACTTCTGCAGCGAAGATTGTAAAAGCAAACACTTCCTGTGGTCCCTGAAA GAAGCAAAGTGCCATGAATGCAAGCGTCAAGGGCAGCTCCTGGAGACTATCCACTGGAGGGGAGAGATCAAACACTACTGTGACGAGCCGTGCCTCCTGCTCTTCTACAGCCAACAGAACCAGCCCAACCTAGACACCAAGCAGGGGCCTGAGAGCCTGCTCAACAGTGCTACAT GTAATTCCCCAGATTCTATGCCTCCCCCTGCTGCGACAAAGACAAGTGAA GCCACAGGAAGAGTACTGACTAGGGCTGTAGCCAAGCCTGCTCCTCCCGTCACTCCACCTATCTCCCAAAGGAACAAATCCTCCATGTGTAAACCCATGATGACTACTACCGGTGTCACATGTAAACCTGAGATGAAGTCCCAGAGTTCCCAGACAG ATGATTTCTTGCTGTCTCCACCTGTGATGTTGCCGGTCCCTGTGCCTGTGTTTGTTCCTGTGCCTTTGAATATGTATTGTCAATACACTCCCATAACAATGGCCCTGCCTCTGCCG CTCCCAGTCCCCATGTTCCTACCTGTCACACTGGATCATATCGATAAGCTTGTGGAATATATAAAAGAGCTGAAACTCCAGATCCCGTCTGATCCACTGGAGGCTGACATTCTGGCCATGGCAGACATGATAGCAGAGGAGAGTAAAG ATCTGGACAGTGATCAGAAAGCAGGCCCGTTGCCGAGGGACTACAGCTTATTTGAGTCTTCATCCCAAGATGACATCCTCTCCATGGCTGTCAATATGGATGATGTACTGACTGAGCCAGGTCAAGACCCAGTAGATGAGCTCACCAAAG CTTCCCTGGACCTGAACCCCAATGTTGATTTTCTCTTTGACTGTGGGATGCCGCCACATGCTACTTCACCAGAGCAGAGCTCCAACGTCGCTGTTCAGAAG GGTCCCAAGCGTCAGGCCATGCCAGAGATGACCTTACATGATCCCCTGGACAGTCAGCCTCTTGGTGCTGGCTTGAACAGCTCCCTTGGGGTCAAAGCCTGGAGGGCATGGTCCCAAAGCAAACACTCAGACGCTGATGACAGAAAAC AGAAACCATTAGACCTTCTGTTGAGTAGTCCTGAGGAACTGAACCATGGCCTGTCACAGTTTGTCCAAGATATTGTTCATCCCAGAGGACCGTGCTACAAGCCTGACAGCATATTTTACCTATGTCTTGGTATTCAACAG TATCTCCTCGAAAACAACCGGATGGTGAATATATTCACAGACCAGTTATATGTCACCTTTGCCCAGGAGCTGAATAAGATTGTCAACAAATGGCTGCCATCTAACG GTGGTCTCGTGTCTCGTGTCCTGGAGGAGCACCTGTGGGAGTGTAAACAGCTGGGTGTGTACTCACCCTTCGTCCTGCTCAACACCCTCATGTTCTTCAACACCAAGTCCTTTGGCCTGACCACCGTGGAGCAGCACCTCCAGCTCTCCTTCGCTACAGTCACGCGCCAGGCCAAGAGGAGGTCTACACCACATGGCATGGTCAAGTCATCTAGTGTCTGCTACCACCCCAAATCACATCTCAAGAGAACCAGCAAAG
- the LOC110533851 gene encoding zinc finger MYM-type protein 3 isoform X1, protein MEPSGQPETSGSFQMATENVHLDLLSTQTDMDMFSGHADMGLPPAQTDVDLQTDMEVTCSQGTEGQSGQQNLDELTTFLTQSERERQKTQDSLSILGDPDSLELSKAQVEEFYSRTVVPGPSDLPGPSDLPEPSGPATGLSQDEWSGQGHTEAWPEMGAEPGTDRLEVTEGTETLTGTLLPETGEERMDIVLEDPSAPSQDDVDPNMPSIVSVEGSHSEDGPGKEEALSFFGLVPKVEDTGTADKKNEREQPVRGSMSPLSSWAQPLTPGEAEEQTETEVAIEDPKVSQSGQNTTGRKRGRPRRGEVRKNITSDGDQLTDSDSDDTADDPRDTDFDPARSGLRRSTRASQRSHNTLSPRLIAPKPPCPASTPGYTQRSGGPPPPRLPPPRQTTRVLCANCSGMLQSGQTAYQRRGQPQLFCSSTCLNSFGKKAPKKKPCAFCKRDMGNSKDTMLAQVGQSQSFQEFCNNTCLSLYESRLEKGPKQPPKPSTPGQRCSVCNHMREINHEVTMGNVIHLMCSDACFNRFRATKGLKTSCCDTCGTYINTFTSRPEYLLHEGQQRRFCNSSCLRLYKMKNTKVLSCQWCRTLCKIFDMLSMVDQYGITKHFCSLCCIASHKVKTSGDTVPSDACSFCKRSPSEPYYCKANETIYVFCSPSCWSTFQRNSPNGALYFNCVSCHNMFNGKPEILDWQDSIYQFCCKECCEDYKRLNGVVSVCEHCKQEKPLHEKMKFSGVEKAFCSDGCILLYKQDFAKQLGLCCITCAYCSQTCSRAVTEEQDGNTWDFCSEDCKSKHFLWSLKEAKCHECKRQGQLLETIHWRGEIKHYCDEPCLLLFYSQQNQPNLDTKQGPESLLNSATCNSPDSMPPPAATKTSEATGRVLTRAVAKPAPPVTPPISQRNKSSMCKPMMTTTGVTCKPEMKSQSSQTDDFLLSPPVMLPVPVPVFVPVPLNMYCQYTPITMALPLPLPVPMFLPVTLDHIDKLVEYIKELKLQIPSDPLEADILAMADMIAEESKGKGSSDLSDLDSDQKAGPLPRDYSLFESSSQDDILSMAVNMDDVLTEPGQDPVDELTKASLDLNPNVDFLFDCGMPPHATSPEQSSNVAVQKGPKRQAMPEMTLHDPLDSQPLGAGLNSSLGVKAWRAWSQSKHSDADDRKQKPLDLLLSSPEELNHGLSQFVQDIVHPRGPCYKPDSIFYLCLGIQQYLLENNRMVNIFTDQLYVTFAQELNKIVNKWLPSNGGLVSRVLEEHLWECKQLGVYSPFVLLNTLMFFNTKSFGLTTVEQHLQLSFATVTRQAKRRSTPHGMVKSSSVCYHPKSHLKRTSKEVGLGKRKRDEPSELEQQENRMNPLRCPVKFFEFYLSKCSDGVRSSCNAFYLQPEGTCMAESSRWYSDVPMDKGRLGIMLNRILAVKDVYDEHPAQEDMD, encoded by the exons ATGGAACCCTCAGGGCAGCCAGAAACCTCTGGCTCTTTTCAGATGGCCACTGAGAATGTGCACCTAGACCTTCTATCCACACAGACTGATATGGACATGTTTTCTGGGCACGCCGATATGGGCCTGCCGCCTGCTCAGACTGATGTAGACCTACAGACTGATATGGAGGTGACCTGCTCACAGGGAACAGAGGGACAAAGTGGGCAGCAGAACCTTGATGAGCTGACAACCTTTCTCACCCAAtctgaaagagagaggcagaaaacTCAGGACAGCCTGAGCATCCTGGGGGACCCAGACTCATTGGAACTGTCCAAAGCCCAGGTGGAGGAGTTTTACAGCCGCACAGTCGTTCCCGGGCCCTCAGACCTTCCCGGGCCCTCAGACCTTCCCGAACCTTCAGGCCCAGCTACAGGCCTCAGTCAGGATGAGTGGAGCGGGCAGGGCCACACAGAAGCCTGGCCAGAAATGGGCGCTGAGCCAgggacagacaggctggaggtCACAGAGGGAACTGAGACTTTAACTGGGACACTGTTGCCAGAGACTGGAGAGGAGCGAATGGACATAGTACTAGAAGATCCCTCTGCACCTTCTCAAGATGATGTTGATCCAAATATGCCTTCTATAGTCAGCGTAGAGGGTTCACACTCTGAGGATGGTCCAGGCAAAGAGGAAGCCTTATCATTCTTTGGATTGGTGCCAAAGGTAGAAGACACAGGCACAGCAGACaaaaagaatgagagagaacaaCCAGTGAGGGGCAGTATGTCCCCACTATCATCCTGGGCCCAGCCATTGACACCAGGTGAAG CTGAGGAACAAACTGAAACTGAGGTCGCCATTGAGGATCCAAAAGTTTCTCAAAGTGGTCAAAATACTACG gggaggaagagaggccgTCCTCGTCGTGGAGAAGTGAGGAAAAACATTACGTCTGATGGAG ATCAGCTAACAGACAGCGACTCTGACGATACAGCTGACGATCCGAGGGACACAGACTTTGACCCTGCACGGTCAGGCCTCCGACGCTCCACCAGGGCCTCCCAAAGGAGCCACAACACCCTGTCCCCCCGGCTCATTGCTCCCAAGCCGCCTTGCCCTGCCTCTACCCCTGGGTACACCCAGAGGTCTGGAGGACCCCCTCCACCCCGGCTGCCACCCCCTCGCCAGACTACCAGAGTCCTCTGTGCCAACTGCAGTGGAATGTTGCAGAGTGGACAGACAGCCTACCAGCGCAGGGGTCAGCCTCAGCTCTTCtgcagctccacctgccttaacTCCTTTGGCAAGAAAGCCCCCAAGAAAAAGCCCTGTGCTTTCTGTAAAAG GGACATGGGGAATAGTAAGGACACCATGCTTGCACAGGTTGGCCAGTCACAATCCTTCCAAGAATTCTGCAACAACACTTGTCTTTCCCTATATGAGTCCCGGCTGGAGAAGGGTCCGAAACAGCCCCCCAAACCAAGTACCCCTGGCCAAAGATGCAGTGTGTGCAACCACATGCGTGAG ATCAACCATGAGGTAACCATGGGCAATGTGATTCACCTCATGTGCAGTGATGCCTGTTTCAACCGTTTCCGGGCCACCAAGGGCCTGAAGACCAGCTGCTGTGACACCTGTGGTACCTACATCAACACCTTCACCTCCCGGCCTGAGTACCTACTGCATGAGGGCCAACAGAGGAGGTTCTGTAACTCCTCCTGTCTCAGACTCTATAAGATG AAAAACACTAAGGTGCTCTCGTGCCAGTGGTGTAGGACTCTGTGTAAGATCTTTGACATGCTGTCTATGGTGGATCAGTATGGCATAACCAAACACTTCTGTTCTTTGTGCTGTATCGCTTCACATAAAGTGAAAACTTCTGGGGACACAG TTCCCAGTGACGCTTGCAGTTTCTGCAAAAGGAGCCCCTCTGAACCGTACTACTGTAAAGCAAATGAGACCATTTACGTCTTCTGTAGCCCTAGCTGTTGGAGCACATTTCAG CGCAACAGTCCCAATGGAGCCCTCTACTTCAACTGTGTCTCCTGTCATAACATGTTCAATGGGAAACCAGAAATCTTAGATTGGCAG GACTCAATATATCAGTTTTGCTGTAAGGAGTGCTGTGAGGACTACAAGCGCCTGAATGGTGTGGTTTCTGTGTGTGAGCACTGCAAGCAAGAGAAACCTCTGCATGAGAAGATGAAGTTCTCTGGGGTGGAGAAGGCGTTCTGCAGTGACG gtTGCATACTACTATACAAGCAAGACTTTGCTAAACAACTGGGCCTGTGCTGTATAACTTGTGCATACTGTTCTCAGACCTGCTCACGGGCGGTCACAGAGGAACAGGATGGCAACACGTGGGACTTCTGCAGCGAAGATTGTAAAAGCAAACACTTCCTGTGGTCCCTGAAA GAAGCAAAGTGCCATGAATGCAAGCGTCAAGGGCAGCTCCTGGAGACTATCCACTGGAGGGGAGAGATCAAACACTACTGTGACGAGCCGTGCCTCCTGCTCTTCTACAGCCAACAGAACCAGCCCAACCTAGACACCAAGCAGGGGCCTGAGAGCCTGCTCAACAGTGCTACAT GTAATTCCCCAGATTCTATGCCTCCCCCTGCTGCGACAAAGACAAGTGAA GCCACAGGAAGAGTACTGACTAGGGCTGTAGCCAAGCCTGCTCCTCCCGTCACTCCACCTATCTCCCAAAGGAACAAATCCTCCATGTGTAAACCCATGATGACTACTACCGGTGTCACATGTAAACCTGAGATGAAGTCCCAGAGTTCCCAGACAG ATGATTTCTTGCTGTCTCCACCTGTGATGTTGCCGGTCCCTGTGCCTGTGTTTGTTCCTGTGCCTTTGAATATGTATTGTCAATACACTCCCATAACAATGGCCCTGCCTCTGCCG CTCCCAGTCCCCATGTTCCTACCTGTCACACTGGATCATATCGATAAGCTTGTGGAATATATAAAAGAGCTGAAACTCCAGATCCCGTCTGATCCACTGGAGGCTGACATTCTGGCCATGGCAGACATGATAGCAGAGGAGAGTAAAGGCAAGGGCTCCTCTGATCTGTCTG ATCTGGACAGTGATCAGAAAGCAGGCCCGTTGCCGAGGGACTACAGCTTATTTGAGTCTTCATCCCAAGATGACATCCTCTCCATGGCTGTCAATATGGATGATGTACTGACTGAGCCAGGTCAAGACCCAGTAGATGAGCTCACCAAAG CTTCCCTGGACCTGAACCCCAATGTTGATTTTCTCTTTGACTGTGGGATGCCGCCACATGCTACTTCACCAGAGCAGAGCTCCAACGTCGCTGTTCAGAAG GGTCCCAAGCGTCAGGCCATGCCAGAGATGACCTTACATGATCCCCTGGACAGTCAGCCTCTTGGTGCTGGCTTGAACAGCTCCCTTGGGGTCAAAGCCTGGAGGGCATGGTCCCAAAGCAAACACTCAGACGCTGATGACAGAAAAC AGAAACCATTAGACCTTCTGTTGAGTAGTCCTGAGGAACTGAACCATGGCCTGTCACAGTTTGTCCAAGATATTGTTCATCCCAGAGGACCGTGCTACAAGCCTGACAGCATATTTTACCTATGTCTTGGTATTCAACAG TATCTCCTCGAAAACAACCGGATGGTGAATATATTCACAGACCAGTTATATGTCACCTTTGCCCAGGAGCTGAATAAGATTGTCAACAAATGGCTGCCATCTAACG GTGGTCTCGTGTCTCGTGTCCTGGAGGAGCACCTGTGGGAGTGTAAACAGCTGGGTGTGTACTCACCCTTCGTCCTGCTCAACACCCTCATGTTCTTCAACACCAAGTCCTTTGGCCTGACCACCGTGGAGCAGCACCTCCAGCTCTCCTTCGCTACAGTCACGCGCCAGGCCAAGAGGAGGTCTACACCACATGGCATGGTCAAGTCATCTAGTGTCTGCTACCACCCCAAATCACATCTCAAGAGAACCAGCAAAG